A window from Salvia miltiorrhiza cultivar Shanhuang (shh) chromosome 2, IMPLAD_Smil_shh, whole genome shotgun sequence encodes these proteins:
- the LOC131013309 gene encoding pre-mRNA-processing-splicing factor 8A-like → MKYKKLTNAQRSGLNQIPNRRFTLWWSPTINRANVYVGFQVQLDLTGIFMHGKIPTLKISLIQIHESVVMDLCQVLDQELDALEIETVQKETIHPRKSYKMNSSCADILLFAAHRWPMSKPSLVAESKDVFDQKASNKYWIDVQLRWGYYDSHDIERYTRAKFMDYTTDNMSISFFTTCIVCLRLNQSLVL, encoded by the coding sequence ATGAAGTACAAGAAGTTAACTAATGCACAAAGATCTGGTCTCAACCAAATTCCTAACAGAAGATTTACACTTTGGTGGTCGCCGACTATAAACAGAGCAAACGTGTATGTTGGTTTCCAAGTCCAGCTGGATCTCACTGGGATCTTTATGCATGGGAAGATACCAACTCTGAAGATATCTCTGATCCAGATACATGAGAGTGTAGTGATGGATCTTTGTCAAGTTTTGGATCAGGAGCTGGATGCGTTGGAAATTGAGACTGTTCAGAAAGAAACAATTCACCCTCGAAAGAGTTACAAAATGAACAGCTCATGCGCTGATATCCTGTTGTTTGCTGCCCATAGATGGCCTATGTCAAAACCAAGTCTTGTGGCAGAGTCGAAGGATGTTTTTGACCAGAAGGCCAGCAATAAATACTGGATTGACGTGCAGCTTCGCTGGGGTTATTATGATTCCCACGATATTGAGCGGTACACGAGAGCGAAGTTCATGGATTACACGACTGACAACATGTCAATCTCTTTTTTCACAACTTGTATTGTATGTCTCCGTTTGAACCAATCTCTAGTTTTGTGA